A single Deinococcus betulae DNA region contains:
- a CDS encoding DUF7710 domain-containing protein, with product MGARAKQPAAVFSTLELGEAWAQQHGLEGMLTWYPLDMSVYEWVVAQGRFSSWPETPTPQFLAGFSSASQPHHHYERPEESGG from the coding sequence CTGGGTGCTCGCGCAAAACAGCCCGCCGCCGTGTTCTCGACACTGGAACTGGGAGAGGCGTGGGCTCAGCAGCACGGCCTGGAGGGAATGCTGACATGGTATCCGCTGGACATGAGTGTCTACGAGTGGGTGGTCGCTCAGGGCAGATTCAGCTCCTGGCCTGAAACACCGACCCCACAGTTCCTGGCGGGCTTTTCCTCGGCCTCTCAGCCACATCATCACTACGAAAGGCCTGAAGAATCTGGCGGCTGA
- the ispG gene encoding flavodoxin-dependent (E)-4-hydroxy-3-methylbut-2-enyl-diphosphate synthase, producing MTRRQTVSVNVGGVPIGSAHPVVVQSMTNTDTANAEATAIQVAQLARAGSEIVRVTVNTREAAAAVPEVVARLQEVGLNVPIVGDFHYNGHILLREYPETARLLAKYRINPGNVGAGQHHDANFATMIEVAKEYGKPVRIGVNWGSLDQQVLARLMDENTRRGSPKSGTDVMIDAMVVSALESAEYAERLGLAHDKILISVKVSSAPELWQVYRQLAPLCDYPLHLGLTEAGMGMKGIVASSAALAPLLIDGIGDTIRVSLTPEPGASRKLEVEVAQQILQSLGLRQFLPQVTSCPGCGRTTSTFFQELAQKIQDYIRDAMPDWKANYPGVEDMQVAVMGCIVNGPGESKHANIGISLPGTGEDPRAPVYQDGKLLTTLKGPRIAEDFQVLLEQYVERRYGQGVGV from the coding sequence ATGACCCGCCGCCAGACCGTCAGCGTGAACGTGGGAGGCGTGCCGATTGGCAGCGCGCACCCCGTGGTCGTGCAGAGCATGACGAACACCGACACCGCCAACGCCGAGGCCACCGCCATTCAGGTGGCGCAGCTGGCCCGCGCCGGCAGCGAAATCGTGCGCGTGACGGTCAACACCCGGGAAGCCGCTGCCGCCGTCCCCGAAGTGGTGGCCCGCCTGCAGGAAGTGGGCCTGAACGTCCCCATCGTGGGCGACTTTCACTACAACGGCCACATCCTGCTGCGCGAGTACCCCGAAACGGCGCGGCTGCTGGCCAAGTACCGCATCAACCCCGGCAACGTGGGGGCCGGGCAGCACCACGACGCCAACTTTGCCACCATGATCGAGGTCGCCAAGGAGTACGGCAAACCCGTGCGCATCGGCGTGAACTGGGGCAGCCTCGACCAGCAGGTGCTGGCCCGCCTGATGGACGAGAACACGCGCCGGGGCAGCCCCAAAAGCGGCACCGACGTGATGATTGACGCGATGGTAGTCTCTGCCCTGGAAAGTGCGGAGTACGCCGAGCGGCTGGGCCTGGCCCACGACAAGATTCTGATTTCAGTCAAGGTCAGCTCGGCCCCCGAACTCTGGCAGGTGTACCGCCAGCTGGCCCCGCTGTGCGATTACCCCCTGCACCTGGGCCTGACCGAAGCGGGTATGGGCATGAAGGGCATCGTGGCCAGCAGCGCGGCGCTGGCGCCCCTGCTGATTGACGGCATTGGCGACACCATCCGCGTCAGTCTGACCCCCGAGCCCGGCGCCAGCCGCAAGCTGGAAGTGGAGGTGGCCCAGCAGATTTTGCAGAGTCTGGGGCTGCGCCAGTTCTTGCCGCAGGTCACCTCCTGCCCCGGCTGCGGACGCACCACCAGCACCTTTTTTCAGGAGCTGGCGCAGAAGATTCAGGATTACATCCGGGACGCCATGCCCGACTGGAAGGCCAACTACCCCGGCGTGGAGGACATGCAGGTCGCCGTCATGGGCTGCATCGTGAACGGCCCCGGTGAGAGCAAGCACGCGAATATCGGCATTTCTCTGCCCGGCACGGGCGAAGACCCCCGCGCCCCGGTGTACCAGGACGGCAAGCTGCTGACTACCCTGAAAGGGCCGCGCATTGCCGAGGATTTTCAGGTGTTGCTGGAACAGTACGTAGAGCGGCGCTACGGGCAAGGGGTGGGGGTTTAA
- a CDS encoding alpha-amylase family glycosyl hydrolase has protein sequence MTIFPLLSTQHDHTPAYTERLGAPTGSTVRVRLRTTLPVTEVKFKLVRVGEIETHPAREIDPVGGAPGRWFEADLPVHEGRVLYAWQLNFSNDHLHLTGLGLHRTRRGFRSWFSYLAGHVAPEWAWESVFYQIFPDRFRNGDPSNDVQTGEYLYGDRVVERVDWHTPIDAWGDIHGHYGGDLNGITQALPYLQDLGVTGLWLTPIFVSPSNHRYDITNYRHIDPHLGGDEAWTELAGATESAGMKLVLDGVFNHVGNENALFRAALEGDTAPERSLFTWRDEPGKPPYHAFFDVPTLPKIDYRNPAAVQEFFSGEESVVRHWLRRGAAGWRLDVAHMIGTGGTDEDNLPLHQTLKRAAREERPDAYVFGERFYDPEHALNGQGEDGSMNYHGFGLPVMQWLARGNLLFEPSALGGEELADMLWDAYHALPPQVALSMFNVLESHDIPRALYRVGNDRTLFLAAFTLLMGYAGVPCTYYGSEVGLSQSRRGAMPWCREPMPWDEDGWDHSLRGGVKALIAVRRRTLALQRGNLRFLHAEEDAVAFLREYTHEDGHTDRAVVLASRCPQSHEVALTLPGSTWRDAMTGEPLRGGQVTVQAAGGRILVQ, from the coding sequence ATGACCATTTTTCCCCTGCTCTCGACCCAGCACGACCACACGCCCGCCTATACGGAGCGCCTGGGCGCCCCTACAGGCAGCACTGTGCGTGTTCGGCTGCGCACGACCCTGCCCGTCACCGAGGTCAAATTTAAGCTGGTGCGGGTGGGCGAAATCGAAACGCATCCAGCGCGCGAGATTGACCCTGTGGGGGGCGCGCCGGGCCGCTGGTTCGAGGCCGACCTGCCAGTACATGAGGGCCGGGTGCTCTACGCCTGGCAGCTGAACTTCAGCAATGACCACCTGCACCTGACCGGGCTGGGCCTGCACCGCACGCGCCGGGGCTTCCGGTCCTGGTTCAGCTACCTGGCAGGGCACGTGGCCCCCGAATGGGCCTGGGAGAGCGTCTTTTACCAGATTTTCCCTGACCGCTTTCGCAACGGCGACCCCAGCAACGACGTGCAGACCGGCGAGTACCTGTACGGCGACCGGGTCGTGGAGCGGGTGGACTGGCACACCCCCATTGACGCCTGGGGCGACATTCACGGCCACTACGGCGGTGACCTGAACGGGATTACCCAGGCGCTGCCCTACCTGCAAGACCTGGGCGTGACCGGCCTGTGGCTGACCCCCATCTTCGTCTCGCCCAGCAACCACCGTTACGACATCACCAATTACCGCCACATTGATCCCCACCTGGGCGGCGACGAAGCCTGGACCGAACTGGCGGGCGCCACCGAAAGTGCTGGCATGAAGCTCGTGCTGGACGGGGTCTTTAACCATGTCGGCAACGAGAACGCCCTGTTCCGCGCGGCCCTGGAAGGCGACACAGCCCCCGAACGCAGTCTGTTTACCTGGCGTGACGAACCCGGCAAGCCGCCCTACCACGCTTTTTTTGATGTGCCCACGCTCCCCAAGATTGATTACCGCAACCCGGCTGCCGTGCAGGAGTTCTTCAGCGGCGAGGAATCGGTGGTGCGTCACTGGCTGCGCCGGGGCGCGGCGGGCTGGCGGCTGGACGTGGCCCACATGATTGGGACAGGCGGCACCGACGAGGACAACCTGCCCCTGCACCAGACCCTCAAGCGCGCCGCGCGCGAGGAGCGCCCCGACGCCTACGTGTTCGGCGAGCGCTTCTACGACCCCGAACACGCGCTGAACGGCCAGGGCGAGGACGGGTCCATGAATTACCACGGCTTCGGCCTGCCGGTGATGCAGTGGCTGGCGCGCGGTAACCTGCTGTTCGAACCCAGCGCCCTGGGCGGCGAGGAACTGGCGGACATGCTGTGGGACGCTTATCACGCGCTGCCGCCGCAAGTGGCCCTGAGCATGTTCAACGTGCTCGAATCCCACGATATTCCCCGCGCGCTGTACCGCGTGGGCAACGACCGCACGCTGTTTCTGGCGGCCTTCACGCTCCTGATGGGGTACGCAGGGGTGCCCTGCACCTACTACGGCTCGGAGGTGGGGCTGAGCCAGTCGCGGCGCGGCGCCATGCCCTGGTGCCGCGAACCGATGCCCTGGGATGAAGACGGCTGGGACCACAGCCTGCGCGGCGGGGTCAAGGCCCTGATTGCCGTGCGCCGCCGCACCCTGGCCCTGCAACGCGGCAACCTGCGCTTTCTACACGCCGAGGAGGACGCCGTGGCTTTCCTGCGTGAGTACACCCACGAAGACGGACACACCGACCGCGCTGTCGTCCTGGCGAGCCGCTGCCCCCAGTCCCACGAGGTGGCCCTGACCCTTCCCGGCAGCACCTGGCGCGACGCCATGACCGGCGAACCTCTGCGCGGCGGTCAGGTGACAGTGCAGGCGGCGGGAGGCCGGATTCTGGTCCAGTAA
- a CDS encoding NADH-quinone oxidoreductase subunit 15 codes for MAHAHDSALYAQWVDLLGWLEAGARARGLGFEKVADFPDYIYRMERPYDLPTTVMSVRITAGGQPLLIAAVSPRHADLKAVSLRLMGGSKHWHLHAGEHVLLEGKRPFTHQRLEMLMDSAVKGLQAV; via the coding sequence ATGGCACATGCACACGACTCGGCGTTGTACGCGCAGTGGGTGGACTTGCTTGGCTGGCTGGAAGCCGGGGCCAGGGCACGCGGCTTGGGCTTTGAAAAGGTGGCGGACTTTCCCGATTACATCTACCGCATGGAGCGGCCGTATGACCTGCCCACCACGGTCATGAGTGTGCGGATCACGGCGGGCGGCCAGCCGCTGCTCATTGCTGCCGTCAGTCCCCGCCACGCCGACCTGAAAGCGGTGTCTCTGCGCCTGATGGGCGGCAGCAAGCACTGGCACCTGCACGCGGGCGAACATGTACTACTGGAAGGCAAGCGCCCGTTTACCCATCAGCGGCTAGAGATGCTCATGGACAGCGCGGTAAAGGGGCTCCAGGCGGTTTAG
- a CDS encoding divergent PAP2 family protein — protein MNSFAELLENRWLWVAVLSSTGAQVLKVLLILLIERRWRPSAFMETGGMPSSHSAMVAALTTGVGLTEGVGSPLFAVSAVFALIVMYDATGVRHSSGQQARLLNELVEELRAVVREGFAPLPLRVLLGHTYLEVLVGTLIGITAGFIAFAGA, from the coding sequence GTGAACTCGTTCGCTGAGTTGCTCGAAAACCGCTGGCTGTGGGTGGCCGTGTTGTCCAGCACTGGCGCCCAAGTCCTGAAGGTTCTGCTGATTCTGCTCATTGAACGGCGCTGGCGCCCTTCGGCCTTCATGGAAACGGGCGGGATGCCCAGCAGTCACAGCGCCATGGTGGCGGCCCTGACCACGGGGGTGGGGCTGACCGAAGGGGTGGGCAGCCCGCTTTTTGCCGTGAGCGCCGTCTTTGCCCTGATCGTTATGTACGACGCGACGGGCGTGCGGCACAGCAGCGGCCAGCAGGCCCGGCTGTTGAACGAACTGGTCGAGGAACTGCGCGCTGTGGTCCGCGAGGGCTTTGCGCCCCTGCCCCTGCGCGTGTTGCTGGGCCACACCTACCTGGAAGTGCTGGTGGGCACCCTGATAGGCATAACGGCCGGCTTTATCGCCTTTGCGGGCGCTTAG
- the folD gene encoding bifunctional methylenetetrahydrofolate dehydrogenase/methenyltetrahydrofolate cyclohydrolase FolD, with product MTVGAAAQPLTGAPAAEALLEEAARRAAALPAAPHLALVRVGDDPASVAYVRGKAKKATQVGLSSQVHALPEDTAQAEVLALLATLNADPAVSGILVQLPLPAHLNPEVILTAVDPRKDVDGLHPVSTGRLWTAQAGLRPCTPAGVMALLAFYGVPVAGRRAVIVGRSALVGRPLAALLLNADATVTLAHSRTPDLGAVTREADLLVVAVGRAHLVTTEMVKPGATVIDVGINRVPTEDGKGRLTGDVHPAVAGVAGALTPVPGGVGPMTVAQLLMNTVLAAETQRQEAAGELVR from the coding sequence GTGACGGTGGGCGCGGCGGCCCAGCCGCTGACCGGCGCGCCCGCCGCCGAGGCTCTACTCGAAGAAGCCGCTCGCCGCGCGGCAGCCCTGCCCGCTGCGCCCCACCTGGCGCTGGTGAGGGTGGGGGACGACCCGGCCAGCGTGGCTTATGTGCGCGGCAAGGCAAAAAAGGCCACCCAGGTGGGCCTGAGCAGCCAGGTTCACGCCCTGCCCGAAGACACTGCCCAGGCGGAGGTGCTGGCCCTGCTGGCGACCCTGAACGCCGACCCGGCCGTCAGCGGGATTCTGGTGCAGTTGCCCCTGCCAGCCCACCTGAACCCCGAGGTCATCCTGACTGCCGTGGATCCACGCAAGGATGTGGACGGCCTGCATCCGGTCAGCACGGGGCGCCTGTGGACTGCCCAGGCGGGCCTGCGTCCCTGCACTCCAGCGGGTGTGATGGCCCTGCTGGCCTTTTACGGCGTGCCGGTGGCTGGACGGCGCGCCGTCATTGTGGGCCGCAGCGCACTGGTGGGCCGGCCGCTGGCGGCGCTGCTGCTGAACGCCGATGCCACCGTGACGCTGGCTCACAGCCGCACCCCGGACCTGGGCGCTGTAACGCGCGAGGCGGACCTGCTGGTGGTGGCCGTCGGCCGCGCCCATCTGGTCACCACCGAGATGGTGAAGCCCGGCGCCACCGTTATTGATGTGGGCATTAACCGCGTTCCGACGGAAGACGGCAAGGGGCGCCTGACCGGCGACGTGCATCCGGCCGTGGCTGGGGTGGCCGGCGCCCTGACCCCGGTGCCGGGCGGCGTGGGGCCCATGACGGTGGCCCAGCTGCTGATGAACACCGTGCTGGCTGCCGAAACGCAGCGTCAAGAGGCCGCTGGTGAACTCGTTCGCTGA
- the nusB gene encoding transcription antitermination factor NusB, with product MTRRREKAAAPTGTRRAAREFAFRVLFEADRGDLPMQSVFTRAEGAMRAGDDTFAPLNDEALTFAQTLVQGISAARPDIDATLRRTIRGWSFDQMAQTDLNILRLATFEMMYTGEPHPPVIESAVRIARKFGGDDSGRFVNGVLAGLSRSLQEQPAPASSPEPRE from the coding sequence GTGACCCGCCGCCGCGAAAAGGCCGCCGCCCCCACCGGCACCCGGCGCGCCGCGCGCGAGTTTGCCTTCCGGGTGCTGTTCGAGGCAGACCGGGGCGACCTGCCCATGCAGAGTGTCTTTACCCGCGCAGAAGGCGCCATGCGTGCGGGTGACGACACCTTTGCTCCTCTGAATGATGAGGCCCTGACCTTTGCCCAGACCCTGGTGCAGGGCATCAGCGCCGCGCGGCCAGACATTGACGCGACGCTGCGCCGCACCATCCGTGGCTGGAGTTTTGACCAGATGGCCCAGACCGACCTGAATATTCTGCGCCTGGCCACCTTCGAGATGATGTACACCGGCGAGCCGCACCCGCCCGTCATTGAAAGTGCGGTGCGGATTGCGCGTAAGTTCGGCGGCGACGATTCGGGCCGCTTTGTCAACGGGGTGCTGGCTGGCCTGAGCCGCAGCCTTCAGGAACAGCCGGCCCCCGCGTCCAGCCCGGAGCCGCGCGAGTGA
- a CDS encoding Asp23/Gls24 family envelope stress response protein: MATPDIEISKNVLMDIAATTLDGIDGTEVSSAPMKVGEVLRSQTPGRRPRALRVTRDGQDVTVDVGLNIEFGRNLVALSEQVQQAVRENIELMTGLKVRAVNVSVQNVCLPKGSSA; encoded by the coding sequence ATGGCAACACCCGACATTGAAATCAGCAAAAATGTCCTGATGGACATCGCCGCCACAACGTTGGACGGCATAGACGGCACCGAGGTCTCCAGCGCGCCCATGAAGGTGGGTGAGGTGCTGCGCAGCCAGACCCCTGGCCGCCGCCCGCGCGCCCTGCGCGTGACCCGCGACGGTCAGGACGTAACGGTGGACGTGGGCCTGAACATCGAGTTTGGCCGCAACCTGGTGGCCCTGTCCGAACAGGTGCAGCAGGCGGTGCGCGAGAACATCGAACTGATGACGGGCCTGAAGGTGCGGGCCGTCAATGTCAGCGTGCAGAACGTCTGCCTGCCCAAAGGCAGCTCCGCGTGA
- the ligA gene encoding NAD-dependent DNA ligase LigA, with protein sequence MSQAALDRYLALSAEVARHNQAYHELDAPLIPDAEYDALVRELRALEAEHPEWAEGQAALGGATPAQAVGGAPSTAFVQVNHPTPMTSLDNVFSDEELGEWREKLTRALNLPADHDDLTFTGEIKIDGLSVNLYYKDGALQWAATRGNGVTGEMVTAQVATVPGIPTRIEGLKGELEVRGEVYMSRADFAAFNAQAEELGTPLLKNPRNGAAGALRQKDPEVTRSRNLKAIFYALGKRDGVPAQTQGEVLAWLSAQGFPVSPYTRTLHGLAEAEAYHAEMTAQRQAFEFDADGTVLKLDPLRLQEEAGFTSRAPRWAIAYKFPVEEVETVLESISINVGRTGKLAPLAHLQPRLIEGSTVSKATLHNEDYIAGLDLRIGDTVVVRKSGGVIPQIMRVVVEKRPQEAAPYEFPTTCPECGEPAVRHEDDANTYCVNPACPAQGYRLIQYFVSRGAMDIQGIGEKLIAQLLHTGLVQDAADLYSLTAEQLAGLERGGEKKAQNILAQLSASKTQPLWRLVNALGLPHVGERNAQVLARNFGSLDALMNATVEQIEAVPGLGKIIGASVAVALKEEGTVRLLTKLRAAGIDPQGEAEARGEQLRGLNFVLTGTLGRPRDTIKAQLEAAGGRVTGSVTGKTSYLVAGEEAGSKLTRAQELGVKVLDEAGLADLLAEKGVTPEPA encoded by the coding sequence ATGAGCCAGGCCGCGCTTGACCGTTATCTTGCCCTGAGTGCCGAGGTCGCCCGCCACAATCAGGCGTACCACGAACTGGACGCTCCCCTGATTCCGGACGCTGAATATGACGCCCTGGTGCGTGAACTGCGCGCCCTGGAAGCCGAGCACCCCGAATGGGCCGAGGGGCAGGCGGCTCTGGGGGGCGCGACCCCGGCGCAGGCGGTGGGCGGCGCGCCCAGCACGGCCTTTGTGCAGGTCAATCACCCCACCCCCATGACCAGCCTGGACAACGTGTTCAGTGACGAGGAGCTGGGCGAGTGGCGCGAGAAACTGACCCGCGCCCTCAATCTGCCCGCTGACCACGATGACCTGACCTTTACAGGCGAAATCAAAATTGACGGCCTGAGCGTCAACCTCTATTACAAGGACGGCGCCTTGCAGTGGGCCGCCACGCGCGGCAACGGCGTGACAGGCGAGATGGTCACGGCGCAGGTGGCAACGGTGCCGGGCATTCCCACCCGCATAGAAGGGCTGAAGGGCGAACTGGAGGTGCGAGGCGAGGTCTACATGAGCCGGGCCGACTTTGCTGCCTTTAATGCCCAGGCCGAGGAACTGGGTACGCCACTGCTGAAAAACCCGCGCAACGGGGCGGCGGGGGCCCTGCGGCAAAAAGACCCGGAGGTCACGCGCTCGCGCAACCTGAAGGCTATCTTCTACGCGCTGGGCAAGCGCGACGGCGTGCCCGCCCAGACGCAGGGTGAGGTCCTGGCGTGGCTCTCGGCGCAGGGCTTTCCGGTCAGCCCCTACACCCGCACTCTGCACGGCCTGGCTGAAGCCGAGGCTTACCACGCCGAGATGACAGCGCAGCGTCAGGCCTTCGAATTTGATGCCGACGGCACCGTCCTGAAACTGGACCCCCTGCGCCTGCAAGAAGAGGCGGGCTTTACCAGCCGCGCGCCGCGCTGGGCCATTGCCTACAAGTTCCCGGTCGAGGAAGTGGAGACGGTGCTGGAAAGCATCAGCATCAACGTGGGCCGCACCGGCAAGCTGGCGCCGCTGGCGCACCTGCAGCCCCGCCTGATTGAGGGCAGCACCGTCAGCAAGGCCACGCTGCACAACGAGGATTACATCGCAGGGCTGGACTTGCGCATTGGTGACACGGTGGTGGTCCGCAAATCGGGGGGCGTGATTCCCCAGATTATGCGCGTGGTAGTCGAGAAACGGCCCCAGGAGGCCGCGCCCTACGAGTTCCCGACCACCTGCCCGGAATGTGGAGAGCCTGCGGTGCGCCACGAGGACGACGCCAACACCTACTGCGTCAACCCCGCCTGCCCCGCCCAGGGCTACCGCCTGATTCAGTATTTCGTGTCCCGTGGGGCGATGGACATTCAGGGCATCGGGGAAAAACTGATTGCCCAGTTGCTGCACACCGGCCTGGTGCAGGACGCCGCCGACCTCTACAGCCTGACCGCAGAGCAGCTGGCGGGCCTGGAACGCGGCGGCGAGAAAAAGGCGCAGAACATCCTGGCGCAGCTCTCGGCCAGCAAGACGCAGCCGCTGTGGCGCCTGGTCAACGCGCTGGGGCTGCCGCATGTGGGCGAGCGCAACGCGCAGGTGCTGGCCCGCAACTTTGGCAGCCTGGACGCCCTGATGAACGCCACGGTCGAGCAGATCGAGGCGGTGCCGGGTCTGGGCAAGATTATTGGGGCGTCGGTGGCGGTGGCATTAAAAGAAGAGGGGACGGTGCGGCTGCTGACCAAGCTGCGCGCCGCCGGAATCGACCCGCAGGGCGAGGCCGAGGCGCGCGGCGAGCAGCTGCGCGGCCTGAATTTCGTACTGACGGGGACGCTGGGCCGGCCACGCGACACCATCAAGGCCCAGCTGGAAGCGGCAGGCGGGCGCGTCACAGGCTCGGTCACCGGCAAAACCAGCTATCTGGTGGCGGGTGAAGAAGCGGGCAGCAAGCTGACGCGGGCGCAGGAACTGGGCGTCAAGGTGCTGGACGAAGCTGGCCTGGCCGACCTGCTGGCCGAGAAGGGCGTGACACCCGAACCGGCTTAA
- a CDS encoding BMP family lipoprotein — protein sequence MKKILTLALALTATVASAQSLRVGLAYDAGGKFDKSFNQSAYEGSQRAVKAFGVQTKDFEPSDPSQTIQGIRSFANEGFDLTVGVGFANNASISQVAKENPDLFFGLVDDVSPQKNVASLVFQEEQGSYLVGYLAALNSSTGVLGFVGGMDIPLIHKFEAGYAAGAKAANPKVRVIAQYVGTTPDAWNNPAKAKEIAGSMRAKGADIIFAAAGASGNGVIDYIKQTQCLKAANLPAGVKFNTNNFASIKKSATYTKACAGNTRPLFFIGVDKNQNPQGDFDGNAATMNHGLTSMLKRVDNAVYALIKDVQEDKFKGGERRFGLKEGGVGYAVDQYNKGLITSAQVARVEAVKAKIISGAIKVPTK from the coding sequence ATGAAAAAGATTCTGACCCTTGCCCTTGCCCTGACCGCCACGGTCGCCTCTGCCCAGAGCCTGCGCGTCGGCCTCGCCTACGACGCCGGCGGCAAGTTCGACAAGAGCTTCAACCAGAGCGCCTACGAAGGCAGCCAGCGCGCCGTCAAGGCCTTTGGCGTCCAGACCAAGGACTTCGAGCCCAGCGACCCCAGCCAGACCATTCAGGGCATCCGCTCGTTTGCCAACGAAGGCTTTGACCTGACCGTGGGCGTGGGCTTTGCCAACAACGCCAGCATCAGCCAGGTCGCCAAGGAAAACCCCGACCTGTTCTTCGGTCTGGTGGACGACGTGTCCCCCCAGAAGAACGTCGCCAGCCTGGTGTTTCAGGAAGAGCAGGGCAGCTACCTCGTGGGCTACCTGGCCGCGCTGAACTCCTCGACCGGCGTGCTGGGCTTCGTGGGCGGCATGGACATCCCCCTGATCCACAAGTTCGAGGCTGGCTACGCGGCGGGCGCCAAGGCCGCCAACCCCAAAGTGCGCGTCATTGCGCAGTACGTGGGCACCACCCCTGACGCCTGGAACAACCCCGCCAAGGCCAAGGAAATCGCCGGCAGCATGCGCGCCAAGGGTGCAGACATCATCTTCGCCGCCGCCGGTGCGTCGGGCAACGGCGTGATCGACTACATCAAGCAGACGCAGTGCCTCAAGGCCGCGAACCTGCCCGCCGGCGTGAAGTTCAACACCAACAACTTCGCCAGCATCAAGAAGAGCGCCACCTACACCAAGGCCTGCGCTGGCAACACCCGGCCCCTGTTCTTCATCGGCGTGGACAAGAACCAGAACCCCCAGGGTGACTTTGACGGCAACGCCGCCACCATGAACCACGGCCTGACCTCCATGCTCAAGCGCGTGGACAACGCCGTGTACGCCCTGATCAAGGACGTGCAGGAAGACAAGTTCAAGGGTGGCGAGCGCCGCTTCGGTCTGAAGGAAGGCGGCGTGGGCTACGCCGTGGACCAGTACAACAAGGGCCTGATCACCAGCGCCCAAGTGGCCCGCGTGGAGGCCGTCAAGGCCAAGATCATCAGCGGCGCCATCAAGGTTCCGACCAAGTAA
- a CDS encoding protease complex subunit PrcB family protein produces the protein MKTKVVPFLLLTAGLSACTMSGPSNLRVHEALLYGGTQERVVWVYGAPQGGAQTSVKLGGVAADLRAQASGGLALPGTLSVNGQATYRLPTTVTAQKLSVTRAPSGLFSVTPQPGASLSAVYYTDGRTWLKLSGVQGTVSGTPVEGLMGAGSLTPEEARALGSELLGQGNLAVAVLSSTSLPDAPLTVEPAPSEYLRTGLYILPNVAVTALPTGGTPSTPTPTTPGGTRVTFTELTSGTQARVTTAGAQVASGAAAVASLYAQAGLSSVPAAVTSALSGNTVVGVFLGQRATGGYSVRVTGVSANNGTLTVTVRVGAPAEGSLTTQVITSPYTIIRVPGTYARVTLVDERGQPLTTGTGNDR, from the coding sequence ATGAAGACAAAGGTTGTGCCTTTCCTCCTGCTCACCGCTGGCCTCAGTGCCTGCACCATGTCCGGCCCCAGCAATCTCCGGGTTCACGAGGCGCTGCTGTACGGCGGCACCCAGGAGCGGGTCGTCTGGGTCTACGGTGCACCGCAGGGCGGCGCCCAGACCAGCGTCAAACTGGGCGGCGTGGCCGCTGACCTGCGCGCTCAGGCCAGCGGCGGCCTGGCCCTGCCCGGCACCCTCAGTGTCAATGGCCAGGCCACCTACCGCCTGCCCACCACTGTGACCGCCCAGAAGCTGAGCGTGACTCGCGCGCCCAGCGGCCTGTTTTCGGTCACGCCTCAGCCTGGCGCCAGCCTGAGCGCGGTGTATTACACCGATGGCCGGACCTGGCTGAAACTCAGCGGCGTGCAGGGTACGGTCTCGGGAACGCCCGTAGAGGGGCTAATGGGTGCTGGCTCGCTCACCCCCGAGGAGGCGCGGGCGCTGGGAAGCGAACTGCTGGGCCAGGGCAATCTGGCGGTGGCTGTCCTGAGCAGCACTAGCCTCCCCGATGCGCCCCTGACCGTCGAGCCGGCGCCCTCGGAATACCTGCGTACCGGGCTGTACATTCTGCCCAACGTCGCGGTCACGGCCCTGCCGACGGGCGGCACCCCGTCTACCCCAACGCCCACCACCCCAGGAGGCACCCGCGTGACCTTTACCGAACTGACCAGTGGCACGCAGGCCCGCGTCACGACTGCAGGGGCTCAGGTGGCCTCTGGTGCCGCTGCGGTCGCCTCTCTATATGCCCAGGCTGGGCTGAGCAGCGTCCCGGCTGCCGTCACCAGCGCCCTGAGTGGCAACACCGTCGTAGGCGTCTTCCTGGGCCAGCGGGCCACGGGCGGCTATAGCGTTCGCGTGACGGGCGTCAGCGCCAACAATGGCACCCTGACCGTGACCGTGCGTGTGGGGGCGCCCGCCGAGGGCAGCCTGACCACGCAGGTCATCACGAGCCCTTACACCATCATTCGCGTGCCGGGCACCTACGCCCGCGTGACGCTGGTAGACGAGCGCGGCCAGCCCCTGACGACTGGGACGGGCAACGACCGATAA